A stretch of Acidobacteriota bacterium DNA encodes these proteins:
- a CDS encoding serine hydrolase: MKQWPVTVRHLMGHVSGVRNDAGDEEPVTVRCERTLDVLPRFAKSPLRFEPGTEYRQSSCGWMLVSAAVEARRQTSCVLAWL, translated from the coding sequence GTGAAGCAATGGCCCGTCACCGTTCGCCACTTGATGGGGCACGTGTCAGGCGTCAGGAACGACGCCGGTGACGAGGAACCGGTGACGGTGCGGTGCGAGCGCACGCTCGATGTCCTTCCCCGGTTTGCGAAAAGTCCGCTGCGGTTCGAGCCCGGCACCGAGTACCGTCAATCGAGCTGTGGCTGGATGCTCGTGAGTGCGGCGGTCGAAGCACGCCGGCAGACCTCGTGCGTTTTGGCCTGGCTGTGA
- a CDS encoding DUF2236 domain-containing protein has product MTEAVERHRAAVRARLLRSDHVAAGPGSVTWKVNREVVVVAGWGRAILLQLAHPSVAAGVHGHSGFRGSLRASFQRLHSTVGAMLSLTFGHTEEMIAAAAGINAIHDRVQGRVNAPAGGSYSAHDPDLQRWVHATLLESIPLTYERLVGPLTRRERDQYCVEAAIMEPLMGMPAGWLPRDSAQLDAYMAEMLVGGRIVVTDTSRALARAVLYPPKWQVAWPAFRAMQLLTIGSLPPAIREAYGFAWHARDERALARWTTVLRGSLVVLPSLAREWPIARRRAETLA; this is encoded by the coding sequence ATGACTGAAGCAGTCGAACGTCATCGCGCGGCGGTACGCGCACGCCTGCTGCGGTCGGACCATGTGGCCGCCGGGCCTGGAAGTGTGACCTGGAAGGTGAACCGCGAGGTGGTGGTGGTCGCCGGGTGGGGGCGTGCGATTCTCCTCCAACTCGCGCATCCATCAGTGGCTGCCGGCGTCCACGGTCACAGCGGTTTTCGGGGCAGCCTGCGCGCGAGCTTCCAGCGACTGCACTCCACGGTGGGCGCGATGTTGTCACTGACCTTCGGTCACACGGAAGAAATGATCGCGGCGGCGGCAGGCATCAACGCGATTCACGATCGCGTGCAAGGGCGCGTCAATGCCCCGGCCGGCGGGTCGTACTCCGCCCACGATCCCGACCTGCAACGGTGGGTGCATGCCACGCTCCTCGAATCGATCCCGTTGACCTATGAGCGCCTCGTAGGTCCGCTGACGCGTCGTGAGCGGGATCAGTATTGTGTGGAGGCCGCCATCATGGAGCCGCTGATGGGCATGCCGGCAGGCTGGCTGCCGCGCGACTCGGCGCAACTCGACGCCTACATGGCCGAAATGCTGGTGGGCGGGCGGATTGTGGTGACCGACACCAGCCGAGCGCTCGCCCGGGCCGTGTTGTACCCGCCAAAGTGGCAGGTGGCCTGGCCGGCATTTCGCGCGATGCAATTGCTCACTATTGGATCGCTGCCACCGGCGATTCGCGAGGCCTACGGATTCGCGTGGCACGCGCGTGACGAACGGGCACTGGCCCGCTGGACGACCGTGTTACGCGGCTCCCTTGTGGTGCTGCCTTCGCTCGCTCGTGAATGGCCCATCGCGCGTCGTCGGGCCGAGACCCTGGCGTAA
- a CDS encoding pyridoxal phosphate-dependent aminotransferase: protein MNLIEEKFAKLGTDHAPGQEVRQAAGIPDADMRGEPLPGVPVDFSHGDVNDNAFAPTPGALEEFVEGVHRGGPQAYTEYRGGAELRGRVAGHLAAFTGRPVSGAQELIITPGTQGALFLALGATVAAGDKVAIVRPDYFANRKLVAFLGAEAVPVRMNHLAHTDGAGLDLDELEGAFKTGVRTFLFSNPNNPAGVIYSPAEIAGIAALANRYGVTVIVDQLYSRMLFTGQVYTHLRASSINADHVITIMGPSKTESLSGYRLGVAFGAAHLIDRMEKLQAIVSLRAPGYSQAVLRTWFNEPAGWMEDRIAKHQAIRDDLMAVFGTVPGLAARAPQAGSYLFPRLPALGISLHSFVRALRTQAGVTVTPGTEFSPDCTDSIRLNFSQNHQAAVHAVERTVQLIERYRA from the coding sequence ATGAATCTGATTGAAGAGAAGTTCGCGAAGCTGGGCACCGATCACGCGCCTGGCCAGGAAGTGCGACAGGCGGCGGGCATCCCGGATGCCGACATGCGCGGGGAGCCGCTGCCTGGAGTCCCGGTCGATTTTTCGCACGGTGATGTGAATGACAACGCTTTCGCGCCCACGCCCGGCGCGCTGGAAGAGTTTGTCGAGGGTGTGCATCGCGGCGGGCCGCAGGCCTACACCGAGTACCGCGGCGGCGCTGAACTGCGCGGCCGCGTGGCTGGACACCTGGCCGCGTTCACCGGCCGACCCGTGTCCGGGGCGCAGGAGTTGATCATCACGCCCGGCACGCAGGGGGCGCTGTTCCTCGCGCTCGGGGCCACGGTGGCCGCCGGTGACAAGGTCGCCATTGTGCGGCCCGACTATTTCGCCAACCGCAAGCTGGTGGCGTTCCTGGGCGCAGAAGCCGTACCCGTGCGGATGAATCACCTGGCGCACACCGATGGCGCCGGTCTGGATCTGGACGAGCTCGAGGGCGCCTTCAAGACCGGTGTCCGGACGTTCTTGTTTTCCAATCCCAACAATCCTGCCGGTGTGATCTATTCCCCGGCGGAAATAGCGGGCATCGCGGCGCTGGCCAACCGATACGGCGTGACCGTGATCGTCGATCAGCTCTACTCGCGCATGCTGTTTACCGGTCAGGTCTACACACACCTGCGCGCGTCGTCCATCAACGCCGACCATGTGATCACGATCATGGGACCGTCGAAGACCGAGTCGCTGAGCGGGTATCGCCTGGGTGTGGCGTTTGGTGCCGCGCATCTGATTGACCGCATGGAAAAGCTGCAGGCGATCGTCTCTCTGCGTGCGCCGGGGTATTCCCAGGCCGTGTTGCGGACCTGGTTCAACGAGCCGGCCGGATGGATGGAAGACCGCATCGCGAAACACCAGGCCATCCGCGATGACCTGATGGCGGTGTTCGGCACGGTGCCTGGGTTGGCCGCACGCGCACCTCAGGCGGGCAGTTATCTTTTCCCTCGCCTGCCGGCGCTGGGCATCTCGTTGCATAGCTTCGTGCGCGCGCTGCGCACGCAGGCCGGTGTCACGGTGACACCGGGGACCGAGTTCAGCCCGGACTGCACGGACAGCATTCGCCTGAACTTTTCACAAAACCACCAGGCCGCCGTGCACGCCGTGGAGCGGACGGTGCAACTCATTGAGCGCTATCGCGCCTGA
- a CDS encoding RidA family protein: MTRKTFTSDIAPLPAGSYNIAVEAGGLVFLAGQTPRDRDNVRHGDKPFAVQARMTLDNLEAAANAAGLSLKDAVRVGVFLRNPADAKEFDAIYREYVGDPLPARTLVQSSFAGFDIEVDAVLVRPSA, from the coding sequence ATGACCCGCAAGACATTCACCAGTGACATTGCGCCGTTGCCGGCCGGCTCGTACAACATCGCCGTCGAGGCCGGCGGCCTCGTGTTCCTGGCGGGGCAGACGCCCCGCGACCGCGACAACGTCAGGCACGGCGACAAGCCGTTTGCCGTGCAGGCCCGCATGACACTCGACAACCTCGAGGCCGCTGCCAATGCGGCGGGCTTGTCACTGAAAGACGCGGTGCGGGTTGGCGTGTTCCTCAGAAACCCGGCGGACGCCAAAGAGTTCGACGCGATCTACAGGGAATACGTCGGCGATCCCCTGCCGGCCCGAACGCTGGTCCAGTCCAGCTTCGCGGGTTTCGACATCGAAGTGGACGCGGTGCTCGTGAGGCCGAGCGCCTGA
- a CDS encoding GGDEF domain-containing protein produces the protein MVDVLSPLIAFAGQADWALARPLPVVTLEIRKAVGLAVLVPAGTLFLLYLFRPRPYVLAGVAAWLAASVMLLVLSVDSAGPGVADVPGYLVSGRLAIATWAIAALVFGAGLRFAGVWFREPATMSRAFLWSAAAGVAWISVAALFMRPRAVIVPAFVLMCAWQARGAMRYLRAAHQYRFVGALVAGIGVIGIIGVNVTAAFVAASDGAISQATTNITYINFISAALIMLGMHLLIFEDVIEELRTSGAAVRESRDEMRAMAITDPLTRCYNRRFLEEIETHELAQHRRYGLPLSLLYIDIDHFKTINDTRGHDTGDRVLKTLSTILRAHTRRSDYVLRWGGDEFLVLLSTDEASARAKADDIRHVFLESAIVRGLPDDVDVSIGCVAVPQDAEHLAPLIDQADRDMYRGRREAATTSVQGD, from the coding sequence ATGGTAGACGTTCTGTCCCCCCTAATCGCGTTCGCCGGCCAGGCTGACTGGGCGCTGGCGCGGCCCCTGCCGGTGGTCACACTGGAGATCCGCAAGGCCGTCGGCCTGGCCGTGCTGGTGCCCGCCGGTACACTGTTTCTTCTGTATCTCTTTCGACCGCGGCCCTATGTGCTGGCCGGTGTCGCCGCCTGGCTCGCGGCCAGCGTCATGCTCCTGGTGTTGAGCGTTGATTCTGCGGGCCCAGGCGTCGCCGACGTCCCCGGCTATCTGGTGTCTGGCCGACTGGCCATCGCCACGTGGGCAATCGCGGCGCTCGTCTTCGGCGCCGGACTTCGTTTTGCCGGAGTGTGGTTTCGGGAGCCGGCAACGATGTCGCGTGCCTTCCTGTGGAGTGCGGCGGCAGGCGTGGCCTGGATCAGCGTCGCCGCCCTCTTCATGCGACCGCGCGCGGTCATCGTGCCGGCATTCGTCCTGATGTGCGCGTGGCAGGCCAGGGGCGCGATGCGGTACCTGCGCGCAGCGCATCAGTACAGGTTTGTCGGGGCGCTCGTCGCGGGCATCGGCGTGATCGGCATCATCGGCGTCAACGTCACCGCAGCGTTTGTCGCCGCGTCAGACGGCGCCATCTCCCAAGCCACCACGAACATCACGTACATCAACTTCATCTCGGCCGCGCTCATCATGCTCGGCATGCACCTGCTGATCTTCGAGGATGTGATTGAGGAACTGCGCACGTCCGGCGCCGCCGTTCGCGAAAGCCGCGACGAAATGCGCGCGATGGCGATCACCGACCCGCTGACCCGCTGTTACAACCGCCGCTTCCTCGAGGAAATCGAGACGCACGAACTCGCGCAGCACCGGCGATACGGCCTGCCCCTCTCCCTGCTCTATATCGACATCGACCACTTCAAGACCATCAACGACACCCGCGGCCACGACACCGGCGACAGAGTGCTCAAAACCCTCTCCACCATCCTGCGGGCACACACCCGCCGATCCGACTACGTGTTGCGCTGGGGCGGGGATGAATTCCTGGTGCTGCTCTCGACAGACGAGGCCAGCGCCCGCGCGAAGGCCGACGACATCCGTCACGTCTTCCTTGAGTCGGCCATCGTGCGCGGGCTGCCCGACGACGTGGATGTCAGTATTGGCTGTGTCGCCGTGCCCCAGGACGCCGAACATCTGGCCCCGCTCATCGACCAAGCCGATCGCGACATGTACCGCGGCCGTCGTGAAGCAGCCACCACCAGCGTTCAGGGGGACTGA
- a CDS encoding serine hydrolase, with translation MRFGLAVNGGKFLQPGTVRLLQTTQRVASGQETGYGLGWDLESVTLAGQQMTTAGDEGALRGGNVASFISFPGRGLVVSVISNTSFAETKALALKIADRFLTQARPELFQPGKH, from the coding sequence GTGCGTTTTGGCCTGGCTGTGAACGGCGGCAAATTCCTGCAGCCAGGCACGGTCCGGTTGCTGCAGACGACGCAACGGGTGGCCTCGGGACAGGAAACGGGCTACGGCCTCGGTTGGGATCTTGAGTCCGTCACGCTGGCGGGACAGCAAATGACGACCGCCGGCGACGAGGGCGCCCTGCGGGGCGGGAACGTCGCGTCATTCATCTCGTTTCCCGGCCGCGGGCTGGTCGTCTCTGTGATTTCCAACACGTCGTTTGCGGAAACGAAGGCTCTCGCGCTGAAAATTGCGGATCGGTTCCTGACGCAGGCACGGCCCGAACTATTTCAGCCAGGGAAGCACTAG
- a CDS encoding metallophosphoesterase family protein, with protein MNTTGVLGGLLEIGLQQPLHIREERLSTRHDACRLLYVSDIHLRNGRTDRLCGQVVEAAQRSGPDLVLLGGDLVDRSTELGSLADLVRRLGEVAPVLAIGGNHDRRVGMDRVCDAVVRGGGQWIHDTNARVAHGRRVIAIAGPEGAPPAEADVRILCAHNPRIWKHSRHEGYDLVLAGHLHGFQVVGGVYRDRLFPGALFYPYCYLSHQRGSSRLVVSRGVSDLLPIRWMCPREVVLCHV; from the coding sequence GGGTTGCAACAGCCGCTGCACATCCGCGAGGAGCGCTTGTCCACGCGTCACGACGCATGCCGGCTGCTGTATGTCAGCGACATTCATCTCAGGAATGGGCGCACGGATCGGCTGTGCGGGCAGGTCGTGGAGGCGGCGCAGCGCTCCGGGCCGGATCTGGTGTTGCTGGGTGGCGACCTGGTGGATCGTTCGACCGAGCTCGGGTCTCTCGCCGATCTTGTGCGCAGGCTGGGCGAGGTGGCGCCGGTGCTTGCGATCGGCGGCAACCACGACCGCCGCGTCGGCATGGACCGCGTCTGCGATGCGGTGGTGCGTGGCGGGGGGCAGTGGATCCACGACACCAATGCACGGGTGGCGCATGGCAGGCGCGTGATCGCGATTGCCGGACCCGAAGGCGCGCCACCTGCCGAAGCGGACGTGCGCATCCTCTGCGCACACAACCCGCGGATCTGGAAACATTCCCGGCACGAAGGTTACGACCTCGTCCTGGCTGGGCACCTGCATGGATTCCAGGTAGTGGGCGGCGTCTATCGCGATCGCCTCTTTCCCGGGGCGCTCTTTTACCCCTATTGCTACCTGAGCCATCAGCGTGGTTCGAGCAGGCTTGTGGTCAGCCGCGGTGTGAGTGACCTTCTGCCGATCCGCTGGATGTGTCCTCGCGAAGTGGTGCTCTGTCATGTCTGA
- a CDS encoding YafY family transcriptional regulator — protein sequence MRASRLLSILMTLQVRGCVTADALAEEFEVSVRTIYRDVDELSASGVPVVADRGPGGGFQLADGYRTQLTGLTPHEATSLLLAGLPGPAADLGLAGALASAERKVLAALPSGQATRARHLQQRVLLDPLDWYRRVERPRYLSEVAGAVWAQTRLSVGYDGWTTTSTGVIDPFGLVIKAGVWYLVARRKQAIRTFKVSQILECTPLTDTFVVPATFHLAQHWAAELARFEQGLRQGRATIRVAKAALSRIERLGADAVDAVRGAQPDRHGWRTATIPIESIDHAAVELLGFGPWVRVVEPRPLADRVRTLARRVASR from the coding sequence GTGCGTGCGAGCCGGCTCCTGTCCATCCTCATGACGCTGCAGGTACGTGGGTGTGTGACTGCAGATGCCCTCGCCGAAGAGTTTGAGGTCTCCGTGCGCACCATCTACAGAGACGTGGATGAGCTCAGCGCTTCAGGTGTGCCGGTAGTGGCGGATCGTGGCCCCGGCGGTGGCTTCCAGTTGGCCGACGGATACCGCACCCAGCTCACAGGGCTCACGCCTCACGAAGCCACGTCCCTGCTACTCGCGGGCCTGCCGGGTCCAGCCGCCGATCTGGGTCTGGCCGGCGCGCTGGCATCGGCCGAGCGAAAGGTGCTGGCGGCGTTGCCTTCTGGCCAGGCGACCCGCGCGAGGCACCTGCAGCAACGTGTGCTCCTCGACCCCCTGGATTGGTACCGGCGTGTGGAACGGCCCCGGTATTTGTCAGAAGTGGCCGGCGCCGTGTGGGCCCAGACCCGTCTCTCTGTGGGTTATGACGGCTGGACCACAACGTCAACGGGTGTGATTGATCCGTTCGGCCTCGTGATCAAGGCCGGTGTCTGGTATCTCGTCGCACGCCGCAAACAGGCGATTCGCACCTTCAAGGTCAGCCAGATTCTGGAATGCACACCGCTCACGGACACGTTCGTCGTGCCGGCGACATTCCACCTGGCGCAGCACTGGGCGGCCGAACTGGCGCGGTTCGAGCAAGGCCTTCGCCAGGGACGCGCGACCATTCGGGTCGCGAAGGCAGCGCTCTCTCGAATTGAACGCCTGGGCGCGGACGCGGTTGACGCCGTTCGTGGTGCACAACCCGATCGGCATGGATGGAGGACCGCCACGATTCCGATCGAGAGCATCGATCACGCGGCCGTCGAGCTGCTGGGCTTCGGACCCTGGGTTCGGGTTGTGGAACCGCGCCCGCTGGCAGACCGTGTGCGCACACTGGCTCGCCGGGTGGCCAGCCGCTGA
- a CDS encoding acyltransferase family protein, whose protein sequence is MNLQSARYDGLDLFRGLAMFSVVLLHVHVLSGGETSDVILRIRDFAFPGLIMGSFFVMAVAFDRTPSRAFGEAVRARVMRLLLPSLVWSYLYWIGWWMVRPWLLGQAPMLPPLSLAFTSYMHFWFLHLVFVITVAWIPVLGWVARGRLARWPVVAACVVLALVYPIWLERWLLSLSGQADYFSLPGGAYPAPTLRQCLKLVVPFLAYIPAGIAIGLAHRTIREWYSASAFRTGTIIAAVVAMVVHVTGLNGTLSREAYAIAVFIAVLRPIQPRPFIWARALARWSFVVYILHYAGAILFTSALHWSGIPRSEITSIAGALIVVAASLTAGVILRRLLPVDWLLPLVAVAPKTAPVPPGA, encoded by the coding sequence GTGAATCTTCAGTCGGCACGTTACGACGGCCTCGACCTGTTTCGAGGCCTCGCCATGTTCTCAGTCGTGTTGCTCCACGTGCATGTGCTCAGCGGCGGCGAGACCAGCGACGTCATTCTCCGCATCAGGGATTTCGCCTTCCCCGGGCTCATCATGGGGAGCTTCTTCGTGATGGCCGTGGCGTTTGACCGTACGCCCTCACGGGCGTTTGGCGAGGCCGTGCGCGCCAGGGTCATGCGTCTGCTCCTGCCCTCGCTCGTCTGGTCGTACCTCTACTGGATAGGCTGGTGGATGGTGCGCCCGTGGCTGCTCGGCCAGGCGCCGATGCTGCCTCCCCTCAGTCTGGCCTTCACCTCATACATGCACTTCTGGTTTCTGCATCTGGTGTTCGTGATCACCGTGGCGTGGATTCCGGTGCTGGGGTGGGTCGCACGTGGCCGGCTTGCGCGATGGCCGGTCGTCGCCGCCTGCGTGGTGCTCGCGCTGGTCTACCCGATCTGGCTTGAACGCTGGCTGTTGTCCCTCTCGGGGCAGGCCGACTATTTTTCTTTGCCAGGGGGCGCCTACCCGGCCCCGACCCTGCGGCAGTGCCTCAAATTGGTGGTGCCGTTTCTTGCCTACATCCCGGCGGGTATCGCGATCGGTCTGGCCCACCGCACGATCCGCGAATGGTACTCGGCGTCCGCATTCCGCACCGGCACGATCATCGCGGCCGTGGTGGCAATGGTCGTCCATGTCACGGGGCTCAACGGAACGCTGTCACGTGAGGCCTATGCGATCGCGGTCTTCATCGCCGTGCTGCGGCCCATTCAACCGCGACCCTTCATCTGGGCGCGCGCCCTGGCGCGATGGTCGTTCGTGGTCTACATCCTGCACTACGCCGGAGCCATCCTCTTCACGAGCGCGCTCCATTGGTCGGGCATCCCCCGCTCGGAAATCACCTCAATCGCCGGCGCACTGATCGTGGTGGCCGCGAGCCTGACGGCCGGCGTCATCCTCCGGCGCCTGTTGCCCGTGGACTGGCTGCTGCCCCTCGTGGCCGTCGCACCAAAAACGGCGCCTGTCCCGCCTGGCGCCTGA